In one Salipiger abyssi genomic region, the following are encoded:
- the clpS gene encoding ATP-dependent Clp protease adapter ClpS: MTFTITENTVRLANRPSSTDDGQGDADVVLQTKPKTKRPPLYKVLLLNDDYTPMEFVVHVLERFFGMSHAQAFEIMLTVHKKGVAVVGVFSHEIAETKVGQVMDFARRHQHPLQCTMEKE; this comes from the coding sequence ATGACATTCACCATCACGGAAAACACCGTCCGCCTCGCCAACCGGCCCTCGTCCACCGACGATGGCCAGGGCGATGCCGATGTGGTCCTTCAGACCAAGCCCAAGACCAAGCGCCCGCCGCTCTACAAGGTGCTGCTGCTGAACGACGATTACACACCGATGGAATTCGTCGTGCATGTGCTCGAACGGTTTTTCGGCATGTCGCACGCGCAGGCGTTTGAGATCATGCTGACCGTCCACAAAAAGGGCGTTGCCGTTGTCGGGGTCTTCAGCCACGAAATTGCCGAGACCAAGGTGGGCCAGGTGATGGATTTCGCCCGGCGCCACCAGCACCCGCTGCAATGCACCATGGAAAAGGAGTGA
- a CDS encoding hybrid sensor histidine kinase/response regulator yields MQQALPDKPFSRGWTVLQTGLALLLWGTLVVWLGWLILREIDDYSTANSDNLQWSLSQADVEFLQFRLALEKLDTERDGLAELRERFDIFYSRMDTMSSGRLFRSLPHTDRFTAPRQQIQSFLDETVPLIDGPDAALVTALPRLAARADSVEKDVRAFSLAALAAFAEVSDSRRDGIARLMIYMAAGLMVLFLGLTFLALTLFRLFRLARIRADEVQVAGARMQTIVETSPNAIIVTDETGTIRQFNAAAERIFGYSREEACGQIARNFLIPQEDRDSVDRGVFAFAEERRRPLPEERHFETVLQARGGRRFPADLSVDRAEAEDPLYVAYIRDITKWKEVEAQLTLARDRALAGERAKSEFLAVMSHEMRTPLNGLLGTMQLMRDHSLTERQTDLLDRMQASGKMLLDLVNDVLDLAKFEAGKMEATSAPFSLPRLLDGVVQTAQPLAETHGNDLRWRWVGPPGEGVIGDARRLRQVLLNLVGNALKFTRDGTVEIEVEYLDPDSSELELRVIDSGIGIAEADLPRIFKDFETLDSSYARETSGTGLGLGIAKRFTRLMGGEIGVESEPGEGTLFWIRLPLPPAPEFSEPVVQRAEQSAGPADPLEVLVVEDNEINRFILREMLTAAGHRVTLAENGHAGVEQAAAHRFDMILMDISMPVMDGRTATRQIRQGGCASAEAPIVALTAHAFPEEWARFREDGMTACLTKPVERTLLMRTMADEVAVANAPTGPSAIAPGEDALIDETLLTQLLTDLPRSAVDALLARFLDEMERDIALLAQSAPDAPGLAPLAHRCAGSSGTFGAEALRLALLRIEAALKSGGQPERQHLQGLRDLWQRSRAALMARLSPPTG; encoded by the coding sequence ATGCAGCAGGCCCTGCCCGACAAGCCTTTCTCCCGCGGATGGACGGTTCTTCAGACCGGCCTCGCGCTCCTGCTCTGGGGCACTCTGGTGGTCTGGCTCGGCTGGCTGATCCTGCGCGAGATCGACGACTATTCGACGGCCAATTCCGACAATCTGCAATGGAGCCTGTCGCAGGCCGATGTCGAATTCCTGCAATTCCGGCTGGCACTGGAAAAACTCGACACAGAACGGGACGGGCTCGCAGAGCTGCGCGAGCGCTTCGATATCTTTTACAGCCGCATGGACACGATGAGCAGCGGCCGGCTGTTCCGCTCACTGCCGCATACCGATCGGTTCACCGCCCCCCGCCAGCAGATTCAGAGCTTTCTCGACGAGACCGTGCCACTGATCGATGGCCCAGATGCGGCTCTGGTCACGGCGCTGCCGCGCCTCGCTGCACGCGCCGATTCCGTCGAAAAGGACGTCCGCGCCTTTTCCCTGGCTGCCTTGGCCGCCTTTGCCGAGGTCTCCGACAGCCGGCGCGACGGCATCGCTCGCCTGATGATCTATATGGCCGCCGGGCTCATGGTGCTGTTTCTCGGGCTCACCTTCCTTGCCTTGACACTGTTCCGCCTGTTTCGGCTCGCCCGCATTCGTGCGGACGAGGTGCAGGTCGCCGGCGCGCGGATGCAAACCATTGTTGAAACCTCGCCCAATGCCATCATCGTGACTGACGAAACCGGCACAATCCGCCAGTTCAACGCTGCTGCCGAGCGTATCTTCGGCTACTCCCGCGAAGAGGCCTGCGGACAGATCGCGCGCAACTTCCTGATCCCTCAGGAAGATCGCGACTCGGTTGATCGCGGCGTTTTCGCCTTTGCCGAGGAGCGCCGCCGCCCGCTGCCCGAGGAACGTCATTTCGAAACCGTGCTTCAGGCACGGGGCGGCCGGCGCTTTCCGGCAGACCTTTCGGTGGACCGGGCAGAGGCGGAAGATCCGCTCTATGTCGCCTATATCCGCGACATCACGAAATGGAAGGAGGTCGAGGCGCAGCTCACCCTGGCGCGCGATCGGGCTCTGGCCGGCGAGCGGGCGAAATCGGAATTTCTCGCGGTAATGAGTCACGAGATGCGCACGCCTCTGAACGGGCTGCTCGGCACCATGCAGCTGATGCGCGATCACAGCCTGACCGAGCGCCAGACCGATCTGCTCGACCGGATGCAGGCCTCGGGCAAGATGCTGCTAGATCTGGTCAATGATGTGCTCGATCTCGCGAAGTTCGAGGCGGGCAAGATGGAGGCCACCTCGGCGCCCTTCTCGCTGCCCCGGCTGCTCGACGGCGTCGTGCAAACCGCACAGCCGCTTGCAGAAACCCATGGCAACGATCTGCGCTGGCGCTGGGTCGGACCGCCGGGCGAGGGTGTGATCGGCGATGCGCGCCGGCTGCGCCAGGTGCTGTTGAATCTCGTCGGCAACGCATTGAAATTCACCCGCGACGGAACGGTCGAGATCGAGGTGGAATATCTCGACCCCGACAGCTCCGAACTCGAATTGCGGGTGATCGACAGCGGCATCGGCATCGCCGAAGCGGACCTGCCACGCATCTTCAAGGATTTCGAAACGCTCGATTCTTCCTATGCGCGCGAGACCAGCGGCACCGGGTTGGGGCTCGGCATCGCCAAGCGCTTCACCCGTCTTATGGGCGGCGAAATCGGCGTCGAGAGCGAGCCGGGAGAGGGCACCCTTTTCTGGATCCGCCTGCCGCTGCCACCCGCGCCGGAGTTTTCGGAGCCCGTCGTGCAAAGAGCTGAACAAAGCGCCGGTCCCGCCGACCCGCTGGAGGTGCTGGTGGTCGAGGACAATGAGATCAATCGCTTCATACTGCGCGAGATGCTCACCGCCGCAGGACACCGGGTAACGCTCGCCGAAAACGGTCACGCCGGGGTGGAACAGGCGGCGGCGCATCGGTTCGACATGATCCTGATGGATATCTCGATGCCGGTGATGGACGGTCGTACGGCCACGAGGCAGATCCGCCAGGGCGGTTGCGCCTCCGCCGAGGCACCGATCGTCGCGCTGACCGCCCATGCCTTTCCCGAGGAATGGGCACGGTTCCGCGAGGACGGCATGACCGCCTGCCTCACCAAACCTGTCGAGCGGACGCTACTGATGCGCACCATGGCTGATGAGGTCGCCGTCGCCAACGCGCCTACCGGCCCGTCCGCCATCGCGCCGGGCGAAGACGCGCTCATCGACGAAACGCTGCTCACGCAGTTGCTGACCGACCTGCCCAGGAGCGCGGTCGACGCGCTGCTGGCGCGGTTTCTAGACGAGATGGAGCGCGATATCGCGCTGCTGGCACAGTCGGCGCCCGACGCCCCCGGGCTCGCGCCGCTCGCGCATCGCTGCGCGGGTTCCAGCGGCACCTTCGGCGCCGAAGCGCTGCGCCTGGCGCTGCTGCGGATCGAAGCCGCGCTCAAATCCGGCGGACAGCCGGAGCGTCAGCATCTGCAAGGCCTTCGCGACCTCTGGCAACGCAGCCGCGCGGCGCTGATGGCGCGGCTCAGCCCGCCAACCGGTTGA
- the hemF gene encoding oxygen-dependent coproporphyrinogen oxidase, translated as MTDTDAFAGRKARASDWFRTLRDEIVAAFEALEVSHVTGPFSEAPAGRFEVTPTSRQADDGSDAGGGLMSVMRGGRVFEKVGVNVSTVYGTLGAAAQKAMAARGVPGIEEDPRFWASGISLVAHMQNPHVPAVHMNTRMFWTPGAWWFGGGSDLNPCLEYDEDTAHFHATQQAHLAPHGATLYPELKAWADEYFYIPHRKRARGVGGIFMDDRNTGDWEADFALTQDIGRAFLPAYLPLVEKRRAMPFGETEKDAQLVHRGLYAEYNLVYDRGTKFGLATGHDANAVLMSLPPMAKWV; from the coding sequence ATGACCGATACCGACGCTTTCGCCGGGCGCAAGGCCCGCGCCTCGGACTGGTTCCGCACGCTGCGCGACGAGATCGTCGCGGCCTTCGAGGCGCTGGAGGTCAGCCATGTCACCGGACCGTTCTCGGAGGCGCCAGCGGGCCGGTTCGAGGTCACGCCCACCTCGCGGCAGGCGGATGACGGGTCCGATGCCGGCGGCGGGCTGATGAGCGTGATGCGCGGCGGACGGGTCTTCGAAAAGGTCGGCGTGAATGTCTCGACCGTCTACGGCACATTGGGGGCGGCGGCGCAAAAGGCGATGGCGGCGCGCGGCGTGCCCGGCATCGAAGAGGATCCGCGCTTCTGGGCCTCGGGGATCAGCCTTGTCGCGCATATGCAGAATCCGCATGTGCCGGCGGTGCATATGAACACGCGGATGTTCTGGACGCCCGGCGCCTGGTGGTTCGGCGGTGGCTCCGATCTCAACCCCTGCCTCGAATACGATGAGGACACGGCGCATTTCCACGCCACGCAACAGGCGCATCTCGCCCCGCATGGCGCCACGCTCTACCCCGAGCTCAAGGCCTGGGCGGACGAATACTTCTATATACCGCATCGCAAGCGGGCGCGCGGCGTCGGCGGCATCTTCATGGACGACCGCAATACCGGCGACTGGGAGGCGGATTTCGCCCTGACCCAGGATATCGGCCGCGCCTTCCTCCCGGCCTATCTGCCGCTGGTGGAGAAGCGCCGGGCAATGCCCTTTGGTGAGACCGAAAAAGATGCGCAGCTTGTGCATCGCGGCCTCTATGCCGAATACAATCTGGTCTATGACCGGGGCACGAAATTCGGTCTGGCGACCGGGCACGATGCCAACGCGGTGCTGATGAGCCTGCCACCCATGGCGAAATGGGTGTGA
- the choV gene encoding choline ABC transporter ATP-binding protein encodes MSAVVRFRNVSILFGDRPGAALPLADKGLSRAEIQAETGQVLGVHDASLDVAEGEIVVLMGLSGSGKSTLLRAVNGLNPVARGAVEVHDGSAMVDVTSCRPDRLRQLRQSRIAMVFQHFGLLPWRSVAENVGFGLELAGMAPETRREVVARQLALVGLSDWGERRVSELSGGMQQRVGLARAFATDAPILLMDEPFSALDPLIRARLQDELLDLQRTLRRTIIFVSHDLDEAFKLGGRIAIMEGGRIVQCGTPREIFSAPVNDYVADFVANMNPLGVLTARDVMEPGSGGPEVAAELPVRDLMSLLRQSPALTVTEGHAALGRVTAASIVNRLAG; translated from the coding sequence GTGAGCGCCGTCGTCCGTTTCCGCAATGTCTCGATCCTGTTCGGCGACCGGCCCGGTGCGGCGCTGCCGCTGGCCGACAAGGGCCTGTCGCGTGCCGAGATCCAGGCAGAGACCGGGCAGGTGCTAGGTGTGCACGACGCCAGCCTGGATGTGGCCGAGGGTGAGATTGTCGTGCTGATGGGGCTGTCGGGCTCGGGCAAGTCGACCCTGCTGCGCGCGGTGAACGGGCTCAACCCGGTGGCGCGCGGCGCGGTCGAAGTGCATGATGGCAGCGCGATGGTGGATGTTACAAGCTGCCGGCCCGACAGGCTGCGGCAGCTGCGTCAGAGCCGCATCGCCATGGTTTTCCAGCATTTCGGCCTGTTGCCCTGGCGCAGCGTCGCCGAGAATGTCGGCTTCGGGCTCGAGCTCGCGGGCATGGCGCCCGAGACGCGGCGTGAGGTCGTGGCGCGTCAACTCGCGCTTGTGGGTCTCTCGGACTGGGGTGAGCGCAGGGTGAGCGAGCTGTCGGGCGGTATGCAGCAGCGCGTCGGACTGGCCCGGGCCTTTGCCACCGACGCGCCGATCCTGCTGATGGACGAGCCGTTTTCGGCGCTCGATCCGCTGATCCGCGCGCGGTTGCAGGACGAGCTGCTTGATCTGCAACGCACGCTCCGGCGCACCATCATCTTTGTCAGCCACGATCTCGACGAGGCGTTCAAGCTGGGGGGGCGGATCGCCATCATGGAGGGGGGGCGGATCGTGCAATGCGGCACCCCGCGAGAGATCTTTTCGGCACCGGTCAACGACTATGTGGCGGATTTCGTGGCCAATATGAACCCGCTCGGCGTGCTGACCGCGCGGGATGTGATGGAGCCCGGAAGCGGCGGGCCCGAGGTGGCGGCGGAGCTGCCGGTGCGCGATTTGATGTCGCTTCTGCGTCAGAGCCCGGCGCTGACGGTGACGGAGGGCCACGCAGCGCTGGGCAGGGTCACGGCTGCCAGCATCGTCAACCGGTTGGCGGGCTGA
- the choW gene encoding choline ABC transporter permease subunit, with protein sequence MDWLTEHKIPVGDAAEALFGWLQRNATWAFDALAWAMERLIEGILWVLQTPPELLVIAVFVALVWALHRNWKVPAFVALGFLFILNQGYWEETTESLTLVLSACLVCMGIGVPIGIAAAHRPHLYRTLRPVLDLMQTLPTFVYLIPSIVFFGIGMVPGLIATVIFVLPAPIRLTHLGISTTPQALTEAAQAFGATPRQTLWKVELPFAAPQIMAGLNQTIMLSLSMVVIAALVGADGLGVPVLRALNRVDTGLGFESGLIIVVVAIMLDRALRVRG encoded by the coding sequence ATGGACTGGCTGACAGAGCACAAGATACCGGTCGGCGACGCGGCCGAAGCGCTGTTCGGCTGGTTGCAACGCAATGCGACCTGGGCCTTCGACGCGCTGGCCTGGGCGATGGAGCGGCTGATCGAGGGCATTCTTTGGGTCTTGCAGACCCCGCCGGAGCTCCTGGTGATCGCCGTGTTCGTGGCGCTGGTCTGGGCGCTGCACCGCAACTGGAAGGTGCCGGCCTTCGTCGCGCTCGGGTTCCTCTTCATCCTGAACCAGGGCTACTGGGAGGAGACCACCGAAAGCCTGACGCTTGTGCTCTCGGCCTGTCTGGTCTGCATGGGCATCGGCGTGCCCATCGGCATCGCCGCCGCGCACCGGCCGCACCTCTACCGCACGCTGCGCCCGGTGCTCGACCTGATGCAGACGCTGCCGACCTTCGTCTACCTCATTCCTTCCATCGTGTTCTTCGGCATCGGCATGGTGCCCGGGCTGATCGCCACGGTGATCTTTGTGCTGCCGGCGCCGATCCGGCTCACCCATCTGGGCATTTCCACCACGCCGCAGGCCCTGACCGAGGCGGCGCAGGCCTTTGGCGCGACGCCGCGTCAGACGCTCTGGAAGGTCGAACTGCCTTTTGCGGCACCGCAGATCATGGCCGGGCTGAACCAGACGATCATGCTGTCGCTGTCGATGGTGGTGATCGCGGCGCTGGTCGGCGCCGACGGGCTGGGCGTGCCGGTGCTGCGCGCGCTGAACCGGGTGGATACCGGGCTCGGCTTCGAATCCGGCCTGATCATCGTGGTGGTCGCGATCATGCTAGACCGTGCGCTGAGGGTGCGCGGGTGA
- a CDS encoding oxidoreductase — protein MSFLSLLCRSLLAILSLTLPLCAAELPAPEGPALLTVTGQITQTNDGDSARFDRAMLEAMPQTSFTTRTIWTDGEQRFTGVTLHDLLAALGATGSVIRATAINDYAVDIPYADWEGGGPMIAYSNNGAPMSLRDKGPLWIVYPYDSDPAYQSEQVYARSIWQLERIEVME, from the coding sequence ATGTCCTTCCTTTCGCTTCTCTGCCGCAGCCTGCTTGCGATTCTGAGCCTCACGCTACCGCTCTGCGCCGCCGAACTGCCGGCCCCCGAGGGGCCCGCGCTTCTGACGGTGACCGGCCAGATCACCCAGACGAATGACGGCGATTCGGCGCGTTTCGACCGCGCGATGCTGGAAGCGATGCCACAGACCAGCTTTACCACCCGCACGATCTGGACCGATGGCGAACAGCGCTTCACCGGTGTCACGCTGCACGATCTACTGGCTGCCCTGGGCGCCACCGGCAGCGTCATCCGCGCCACCGCGATCAACGATTACGCCGTGGATATCCCCTACGCGGACTGGGAGGGCGGCGGGCCGATGATCGCCTACAGCAACAATGGCGCGCCAATGTCCCTGCGCGACAAGGGCCCGCTCTGGATTGTCTATCCCTACGATTCCGACCCCGCCTATCAGAGCGAGCAGGTTTACGCCCGAAGCATCTGGCAGCTTGAGCGCATCGAAGTGATGGAGTGA
- a CDS encoding SDR family NAD(P)-dependent oxidoreductase, translating into MSYSIEGKTAIVTGAANGVGLAIARHFANKGANVMFADMDENRLAKECGQETNGGNMCYFAGDLRERLTLANLLSATLDAFDRVDILVNGARQMMPSDPLDLEDDTVETLLGQNLMPALRLSQIVANRMIKQTNGDNERQAGAIINLSSIASRRTQQKLMAYSISCAALDQMTRSLAVSLAPNRIRVNGVGFGSVMSASLKDKLKANPDYRREIEEHTPLGRIAGPGALAEAVQFLASEGSGFMTGQILTVDGGRTLLDPVAAPAH; encoded by the coding sequence ATGAGCTATTCCATCGAAGGCAAGACCGCCATCGTCACCGGCGCCGCCAATGGCGTGGGTCTCGCCATCGCCCGCCATTTCGCCAACAAGGGCGCGAATGTCATGTTCGCCGATATGGACGAGAACCGCCTTGCCAAGGAATGCGGGCAGGAAACCAATGGCGGCAACATGTGTTACTTTGCCGGCGACCTGCGCGAGCGGCTGACGCTTGCCAACCTGCTTTCAGCCACGCTCGACGCCTTCGACCGGGTCGATATCCTGGTGAACGGCGCGCGCCAGATGATGCCTTCCGATCCGCTCGATCTCGAAGACGATACAGTAGAGACTCTGCTGGGGCAGAACCTCATGCCGGCGCTGCGGCTGAGCCAGATCGTCGCCAACCGCATGATCAAGCAGACCAATGGCGACAATGAGCGTCAGGCCGGCGCAATCATCAACCTCTCCTCCATCGCCTCTCGGCGCACCCAGCAGAAGCTCATGGCCTATTCGATCTCCTGCGCCGCGCTCGACCAGATGACCCGCTCGCTGGCGGTGTCGCTGGCGCCCAACAGGATCCGGGTGAACGGCGTGGGCTTCGGCTCCGTGATGTCCGCCAGCCTCAAGGACAAGCTGAAGGCAAACCCCGATTACCGCCGCGAGATCGAGGAACACACGCCGCTGGGCCGCATCGCCGGGCCCGGCGCATTGGCCGAGGCGGTGCAGTTCCTTGCCTCCGAGGGCTCGGGCTTCATGACCGGGCAGATCCTGACCGTCGATGGCGGTCGCACCCTGCTCGACCCGGTGGCCGCCCCCGCGCATTGA
- a CDS encoding methyl-accepting chemotaxis protein, protein MSLRLMMLSAIAPLLALALYFAGAEIFSLATLSEREARASRVAEESERVSDLVHELQKERGYSAGFTASRGGNFSDVLGKQRQATDAAFAAFLDHTPEIVLVAPNEIAAASDGLAMLAERRASIDALRLTVPELAGYYTGIIDHLMSASSHIRIGASADRAAMLMEAVELVALAKESAGLERAMGATGLGAERFPDAVHRRFAELGARQRAFLAQAGATLNRPGFVEELAARPAAQAVEPMRAAIAALPYGGPAPDMTAPDWFAASTDWIDDLRAVETELTEELAALTGDAATHAQGALWLRVALAATIILAVAGFAITQTELITRRLRKLTGVMNDFIQGRFDSWVPYIKGRGEIGAMANSVYRFKQLTRAATEKKEADEARLNAKHQQVVDLVTEGLNALAHSDLTRSFHDELAPEYDSIRTDFNTATARLRDVMLTLASTVAELQERSGDMRSSASDLAERTNTQVETIARTADTVSGLTETLEETTSSLKDAKLLADEAKGRADRSGQVVRSAVAAMDRIAESSGRIAQITTVIEDISFQTNLLALNAGVEAARAGESGKGFAVVAMEVQGLASRSADAALEIKALIEESAREVKGGVDLVGETGESLEAILDQIRRVDEVLSGVSTAAESQSHELQGVNAAMRSLSALTDQNTAVADASRDSSTELADRAQHLARLVAEFDLGRCSETDASVRADRAA, encoded by the coding sequence ATGAGTCTGCGCCTGATGATGCTGAGCGCCATCGCACCGCTGTTGGCACTCGCGCTTTATTTTGCAGGGGCAGAGATTTTCTCGCTGGCCACGCTGTCGGAGCGGGAGGCGCGGGCCTCGCGCGTGGCAGAGGAATCCGAGCGGGTTTCGGATCTCGTGCACGAGTTGCAGAAGGAGCGGGGCTATTCCGCTGGGTTCACCGCGTCGCGCGGCGGCAATTTCAGCGATGTTTTGGGGAAACAGCGGCAGGCCACCGATGCGGCCTTTGCGGCGTTTCTCGATCACACCCCGGAAATCGTCCTTGTGGCGCCGAACGAGATCGCCGCCGCCAGCGACGGGCTGGCGATGCTCGCGGAGCGGCGTGCATCGATCGACGCGCTGCGCCTGACCGTGCCGGAGCTTGCGGGCTATTACACCGGCATTATCGACCATCTTATGTCCGCGTCGAGCCATATCCGTATCGGTGCGAGTGCCGACCGGGCCGCGATGCTGATGGAAGCGGTGGAGCTTGTGGCGCTGGCCAAGGAGAGCGCCGGGCTGGAACGCGCGATGGGCGCGACCGGGCTTGGGGCAGAGCGGTTCCCCGATGCGGTGCACCGGCGCTTTGCCGAGCTCGGCGCGCGGCAGCGGGCGTTTCTGGCACAGGCCGGGGCCACGCTCAACCGGCCCGGATTTGTCGAGGAGCTGGCCGCCCGCCCCGCCGCGCAGGCGGTGGAGCCGATGCGGGCGGCAATTGCGGCGCTGCCCTATGGCGGTCCGGCGCCCGATATGACCGCGCCGGACTGGTTCGCCGCCTCCACCGACTGGATCGACGATCTGCGCGCGGTCGAGACCGAATTGACTGAGGAGCTTGCGGCGCTGACCGGCGATGCCGCCACCCATGCGCAGGGCGCGCTCTGGCTGCGGGTCGCACTTGCGGCGACAATCATACTGGCTGTGGCGGGTTTTGCCATCACCCAGACCGAGCTGATCACCCGGCGCCTGCGCAAGCTGACCGGGGTGATGAACGACTTCATCCAGGGGCGTTTCGATTCCTGGGTGCCCTATATCAAGGGGCGTGGCGAGATCGGGGCCATGGCGAATTCGGTCTACCGGTTCAAGCAGCTGACCCGCGCCGCCACCGAGAAAAAGGAGGCGGACGAGGCGAGGCTGAACGCCAAGCACCAGCAGGTGGTGGATCTGGTGACCGAGGGGCTCAACGCGCTGGCCCATTCCGACCTGACCCGCTCCTTTCATGATGAGCTGGCGCCGGAATACGATTCGATCCGCACGGATTTCAACACCGCCACGGCGCGGCTGCGCGACGTGATGCTGACGCTTGCCTCCACGGTGGCCGAATTGCAGGAGCGCTCCGGCGACATGCGCAGCTCGGCCTCGGATCTGGCGGAACGCACCAATACCCAGGTCGAGACCATCGCGCGCACCGCCGACACCGTTTCCGGCCTCACCGAAACCCTGGAGGAGACCACCAGCTCGCTGAAAGATGCCAAACTGCTGGCCGACGAGGCCAAGGGCCGCGCCGACCGCTCCGGCCAGGTGGTGCGCAGCGCTGTGGCGGCGATGGACCGGATCGCCGAATCCTCGGGCCGGATCGCGCAGATCACCACGGTGATCGAGGATATCTCTTTCCAGACCAACCTTTTGGCGCTGAATGCCGGGGTCGAGGCAGCGCGGGCCGGCGAAAGCGGCAAGGGCTTTGCGGTGGTCGCGATGGAGGTGCAGGGGCTCGCCAGCCGCTCCGCCGATGCGGCGCTCGAGATCAAGGCGCTGATCGAGGAGAGCGCGCGCGAGGTAAAGGGCGGTGTCGATCTGGTGGGCGAGACCGGCGAGTCGCTGGAGGCGATTCTCGACCAGATCCGCCGTGTGGATGAGGTGCTCTCGGGCGTCAGCACCGCCGCCGAGAGTCAGAGCCACGAATTGCAGGGGGTCAACGCCGCGATGCGCAGCCTCAGCGCGCTGACCGACCAGAACACCGCTGTGGCCGATGCCAGCCGCGACAGCTCGACCGAGCTCGCGGACCGCGCCCAGCATCTCGCGCGGCTGGTTGCGGAGTTCGATCTGGGCCGCTGCAGCGAGACCGATGCGTCGGTGCGGGCAGACCGTGCCGCCTGA
- a CDS encoding LuxR C-terminal-related transcriptional regulator, translated as MRVLIADDHDLLRDTLELFLESEGDFETVSVASFYEAEKLVKAGEYFDLVLLDYSMPGMNALDGLYRMSALEGARRVAVISGTASREVAEKVLEAGAAGFVPKTLSAKSLVNAVRFMAMGEQYAPLEFMRGEERAPNPMAERLSRRELEVLEGLTQGKSNKEIARHLEIREPTVKLHVKTLYRKIGAGNRTQAALLAREAGLF; from the coding sequence CTGCGCGTTCTGATCGCCGATGATCACGATCTGCTACGCGACACGCTGGAGCTGTTTCTGGAAAGCGAGGGCGATTTCGAGACGGTCAGCGTGGCGAGCTTTTACGAGGCCGAAAAACTGGTGAAGGCCGGAGAGTATTTCGATCTGGTGCTGCTCGACTACTCCATGCCGGGGATGAACGCGCTCGATGGGCTCTACCGAATGAGCGCGCTGGAGGGCGCGCGGCGCGTGGCGGTCATCTCGGGCACCGCCAGCCGGGAGGTTGCGGAAAAGGTGCTTGAGGCCGGCGCGGCGGGGTTCGTGCCCAAGACGCTCTCGGCGAAATCTCTGGTTAATGCGGTGCGTTTCATGGCGATGGGCGAGCAATACGCGCCGCTGGAATTCATGCGCGGGGAGGAGCGCGCGCCGAACCCGATGGCGGAGCGGCTGTCGCGGCGCGAACTGGAGGTGCTGGAGGGGCTGACGCAGGGCAAGTCGAACAAGGAGATCGCGCGCCATCTCGAAATCCGTGAGCCGACGGTCAAGCTGCATGTCAAGACGCTCTACCGCAAGATCGGTGCGGGGAACCGCACTCAGGCGGCGCTATTGGCGCGCGAGGCAGGGTTGTTCTGA
- a CDS encoding class I SAM-dependent methyltransferase — translation MTADRLSFATEAGLTLPADGPILLIGAPGDLYSDALPLDRCTVVQGVKPDHDTWTARGVPVTLAPEGNFAAAIVFLPRARDLAEARVAMACNAAPGGLIVIDGQKTDGIEPLAKAVKARGALLGQVSKAHGKTVWFTASDAFADWARGPAQNSYGLWTAPGVFSADAPDPGSEALLAALPAKLGANVADLGAGWGGLATGLLARDTLAELHLVEADHSALDCAQRNVTDPRARFHWADATAWTPPEPLDAVVMNPPFHSGRKSDPALGQAFIAAAKRILKPSGHLWLVANRHLPYETALEAQFRDSAEIAGDNRFKILHASRPNR, via the coding sequence ATGACAGCCGACAGACTGAGTTTTGCGACAGAGGCAGGCCTGACCCTGCCCGCTGACGGGCCGATCCTGCTGATCGGCGCGCCGGGGGATCTCTATTCCGATGCCCTGCCGCTCGACCGTTGCACCGTGGTGCAGGGGGTCAAGCCCGATCACGATACCTGGACGGCGCGCGGCGTGCCGGTGACGCTGGCGCCCGAGGGCAATTTTGCCGCCGCCATCGTCTTCCTACCGCGCGCCCGCGATCTCGCCGAGGCGCGCGTCGCCATGGCCTGCAACGCCGCGCCCGGCGGGCTGATCGTGATCGACGGGCAGAAAACCGATGGCATCGAACCGCTTGCCAAGGCTGTGAAAGCCCGGGGGGCGTTGCTGGGCCAGGTCTCCAAGGCGCATGGCAAGACCGTCTGGTTCACAGCCTCCGACGCCTTTGCCGACTGGGCGCGCGGCCCGGCGCAGAACAGCTACGGTCTCTGGACCGCGCCGGGCGTGTTCTCCGCCGACGCGCCCGATCCGGGCTCCGAGGCACTGCTCGCCGCCCTGCCCGCCAAGCTCGGCGCAAACGTCGCCGATCTCGGCGCCGGCTGGGGCGGGCTCGCCACCGGGCTGCTGGCGCGCGACACTCTCGCCGAGCTGCATCTTGTCGAGGCCGATCACAGCGCGCTCGACTGCGCGCAGCGCAACGTCACCGACCCGCGCGCACGGTTTCACTGGGCCGACGCCACCGCCTGGACACCGCCCGAGCCGCTCGACGCCGTGGTGATGAATCCGCCTTTCCACAGCGGGCGCAAATCCGATCCGGCGCTCGGCCAGGCCTTTATCGCCGCCGCCAAGCGCATCCTGAAACCCTCGGGCCATCTCTGGCTGGTGGCCAACCGCCACCTGCCCTACGAGACCGCTCTTGAGGCACAGTTCCGCGACAGCGCGGAAATCGCCGGCGACAACCGGTTCAAGATCCTCCACGCCTCTCGCCCGAACCGATGA